A window of the Brassica napus cultivar Da-Ae chromosome C5, Da-Ae, whole genome shotgun sequence genome harbors these coding sequences:
- the LOC106398144 gene encoding AAA-ATPase At1g43910-like: MLKMQTFLLITPTLYKHSISAFLNSSSSSKQKMASLYNQAPSVSAIFSLYTSFSAIMMLFRTIFNDIVPKRIQDHITGKVVDFFFSSYLPSRFTFVIEKEWDSVENITFRAAEVYLPTLLSGLSTGNIVVGSSNLKNPEAQPKLGIPIDINITDEFEGIYLEWTLHSVETKNSPYEKRFFHLTCEKEFRKKIMTEYFTYLTKSADNILRESLKIYTYDRPNSCWLSTIFEHHTTFETLAIESHLKTRIIDDLDAYSQGKDFFKSVGRAWKRGYLLYGPPGTGKSSMVAAIANYMKYDIYDLQLQSVRDDGELRKILTSTPNRSILLIEDIDCGSGASCKCQIKETKEDCERVSLSGLLNFVDGLWSSCGEGRIIIFTTNHKGKLNPALLRPGRMDIHILMGYCTPFVFKKLVSLYLKIDDHVLFDPIEKLVLKVSVTPAEVTQQLMMTKNADIALKGLLELLEAKTMKEEEDSIEIEDGDTRKLNQMKKDK; encoded by the exons ATGCTGAAAATGCAAACTTTTTTGTTGATCACTCCAACTCTTTATAAACACAGTATCTCTGCGTTTCTAAACTCTTCATCCTCTTCCAAACAGAAAATGGCGTCTCTGTATAATCAAGCACCTTCTGTATCAGCAATTTTCTCCCTCTACACATCATTCTCTGCAATAATGATGCTTTTCCGCACAATCTTCAACGACATTGTGCCTAAGCGAATCCAAGATCACATCACTGGGAAAGTTGTAGACTTCTTCTTCTCGTCTTACCTTCCGTCAAGGTTCACTTTTGTGATCGAGAAAGAATGGGACTCGGTTGAGAACATAACTTTCCGTGCGGCTGAAGTTTACTTGCCAACACTTCTATCAGGACTCTCCACCGGAAATATCGTTGTGGGTTCGAGTAATCTAAAGAATCCAGAGGCTCAGCCGAAACTAGGGATCCCTATAGATATAAATATCACCGACGAGTTTGAAGGGATTTATCTTGAGTGGACTCTACACTCTGTTGAAACTAAGAATTCTCCCTACGAGAAACG GTTCTTTCATCTGACATGTGAGAAGGAGTTTCGTAAGAAGATAATGACAGAATACTTCACATACTTGACGAAATCGGCAGACAACATACTGCGCGAGAGTCTCAAGATCTACACTTACGACAGGCCAAATTCATGCTGGTTGTCCACCATTTTCGAGCACCACACGACCTTCGAGACCCTAGCCATTGAGTCGCACCTCAAGACCAGGATAATCGACGATCTTGATGCCTACTCTCAAGGAAAAGACTTCTTTAAAAGCGTGGGACGTGCCTGGAAGCGTGGATATCTTCTTTACGGTCCACCGGGTACTGGAAAATCCTCTATGGTGGCTGCTATTGCTAACTACATGAAGTACGATATCTATGATCTCCAGCTTCAAAGCGTTAGAGACGATGGTGAGTTGCGGAAGATTCTCACCTCCACCCCGAACCGGTCAATTCTTCTCATTGAAGACATTGATTGTGGATCTGGTGCTTCTTGTAAATGCCAGATCAAGGAAACGAAAGAAGATTGTGAGCGG GTATCTTTGTCTGGTCTGTTGAACTTCGTAGACGGGCTTTGGTCGAGCTGTGGAGAAGGAAGAATTATAATTTTCACAACCAACCACAAGGGGAAGCTCAATCCAGCGTTACTGAGGCCAGGAAGGATGGACATTCACATTCTCATGGGTTATTGCACACCCTTTGTGTTCAAGAAGCTTGTGTCTTTGTACCTCAAGATTGATGACCATGTCCTGTTTGATCCCATTGAGAAGCTCGTCCTTAAGGTGAGTGTAACTCCGGCTGAAGTCACACAGCAGCTCATGATGACTAAGAATGCTGATATTGCACTCAAAGGTCTCCTCGAATTATTGGAAGCGAAGACAatgaaagaggaagaagattccATAGAGATTGAAGATGGTGATACTAGGAAGCTGAACCAGATGAAGAAAGATAAGTAG